In one window of Saprospiraceae bacterium DNA:
- a CDS encoding glycosyltransferase — MDLSIIIPAYNEEESIMELSDWIFKTLQPLNLEYEVWFIDDGSIDRSWDVMKKINVNYPNFKAIQFQRNYGKSAALHTGFQKCEGNVVITMDADLQDSPEEIKELYFMITRNGFDLVSGWKKVRHDHALSKNLPSKFYNTVSGWMSGVKLHDMNCGIKAYRKDVIKSIEIYGEMHRYIPVIAKSAGFKKIGEKVVQHRARKYGYSKFGMSRFVNGFLDLATILFIGKFGKRPMHFFGAFGLVCFFIGFCFVFYLSFTKLAFGHVGMTQRPAFFIALVSMIIGSQMFFTGFLAELVTRNASERNHYLISNQIS, encoded by the coding sequence ATGGATTTATCGATCATCATACCCGCATACAACGAAGAAGAATCCATCATGGAATTGTCCGATTGGATTTTCAAAACCTTGCAACCATTGAACCTCGAGTATGAGGTCTGGTTCATTGACGATGGAAGTATTGACAGAAGTTGGGATGTCATGAAAAAAATAAATGTAAATTATCCAAATTTTAAAGCCATTCAGTTCCAGAGAAACTATGGTAAATCTGCTGCACTGCATACAGGTTTCCAAAAATGCGAAGGAAATGTTGTCATAACTATGGATGCCGATCTTCAGGATAGTCCGGAAGAAATAAAAGAATTGTATTTCATGATCACCAGAAACGGATTTGACCTCGTTTCAGGTTGGAAAAAAGTCAGACATGATCATGCTTTATCTAAAAATCTGCCTTCAAAATTTTACAACACGGTATCCGGCTGGATGAGTGGTGTCAAACTTCACGATATGAACTGTGGAATTAAAGCATATCGCAAGGATGTGATTAAATCTATCGAAATCTATGGAGAAATGCATCGGTATATTCCGGTCATCGCCAAATCAGCAGGCTTCAAAAAAATTGGAGAAAAGGTTGTACAGCACAGGGCTCGCAAATACGGTTATTCAAAATTTGGAATGAGCCGGTTTGTAAATGGATTTTTGGATTTGGCCACCATCCTCTTTATTGGAAAATTCGGAAAAAGACCCATGCATTTTTTTGGTGCATTTGGATTGGTCTGTTTTTTTATTGGATTTTGTTTTGTTTTTTATCTCTCATTTACCAAACTCGCCTTCGGACATGTAGGAATGACCCAAAGGCCTGCATTTTTTATTGCGCTGGTTTCCATGATCATTGGTTCACAAATGTTTTTTACAGGTTTCCTTGCCGAACTGGTTACACGCAATGCCAGTGAACGGAATCATTACCTGATCAGCAATCAGATTTCCTGA
- a CDS encoding SET domain-containing protein-lysine N-methyltransferase, translating to MKVCVLQPDYSSSIVDYKNYDPTRNLSKFLPGHQVDHVLLNKLTTYKQLKQLSGRDYDIYVNLCEAYLEWDVPSIDVIQSLELLNLPYTGPTMELYDPSKELMKYVAAISGIPSPNYKLVNNLEDLNELTQSVSFPLFVKPAKAGDSLGIDEHSLVEDEKSLLVKVKQLLEEFGQVIVEEYIAGREFTVLVASDPKDEKKCIAFKPVEYNFPNDLSFKTYSLKTSDLHPERNIPVRDESLERKLKKAATTFYKEFGGKGYARLDFRMNPKGKLFFLEANFTCSVFYSDGYEGSADFILQNDPIGQSGFLQMIIEEGMKRHQKKQKKYYLKKSGSSGYGIYANQKIRKGEILFKGEEKSQRIVTQSYVQKNWTAHEKELFRKYAYPVGNGVYILWDNDPTEWAPQNHSCVPNTKFEGLNVVALREISKDEELTLDYALFMHPDLEPFACQCGQLGCRKWISSKNVEIEDLKISL from the coding sequence ATGAAAGTATGCGTTTTACAACCTGATTATAGTTCGTCCATAGTTGATTATAAGAATTACGATCCGACAAGAAACTTATCGAAGTTTCTGCCAGGTCATCAGGTAGATCATGTATTGTTGAATAAACTGACTACTTATAAGCAACTTAAACAATTATCCGGTCGGGATTACGATATCTATGTAAACTTATGTGAAGCCTATCTTGAATGGGACGTTCCTTCAATAGATGTGATTCAGTCATTGGAATTGTTGAATCTTCCTTACACGGGCCCAACTATGGAACTTTACGACCCTTCGAAAGAGCTCATGAAATATGTGGCTGCCATATCGGGCATTCCTTCACCCAATTACAAACTTGTAAACAATCTCGAAGATCTGAATGAACTGACCCAAAGTGTTTCGTTTCCACTTTTTGTAAAACCAGCTAAAGCCGGGGATAGCCTCGGAATTGACGAACATTCCCTGGTCGAAGATGAAAAATCCTTGCTGGTAAAAGTTAAACAACTCCTGGAAGAATTCGGCCAGGTCATCGTTGAAGAGTATATAGCCGGCAGAGAATTCACAGTATTGGTTGCTTCCGATCCGAAGGACGAAAAAAAATGCATCGCCTTTAAACCCGTTGAGTATAATTTTCCAAACGACCTGAGCTTTAAGACATATAGTTTAAAAACTTCGGACCTTCATCCCGAGCGCAACATTCCGGTAAGAGACGAAAGCCTCGAGCGCAAATTAAAAAAAGCTGCAACCACCTTTTATAAAGAATTCGGTGGAAAAGGATATGCAAGGCTCGACTTCAGGATGAATCCAAAAGGAAAATTGTTTTTTCTCGAAGCTAATTTCACCTGTTCGGTATTTTATTCCGATGGCTATGAAGGCTCGGCTGATTTCATTTTGCAAAATGATCCCATCGGACAATCGGGATTTTTACAGATGATCATCGAAGAAGGGATGAAAAGGCACCAAAAAAAGCAGAAAAAATATTATTTGAAAAAGTCTGGCAGCTCCGGATATGGGATATATGCAAATCAAAAAATCAGAAAAGGAGAAATCTTGTTTAAGGGCGAAGAAAAAAGTCAACGGATAGTAACGCAATCCTATGTTCAAAAAAACTGGACTGCGCACGAAAAAGAACTGTTTAGAAAATATGCCTATCCCGTAGGCAATGGTGTTTATATATTATGGGATAACGATCCTACGGAATGGGCCCCACAAAATCATTCCTGTGTTCCCAACACAAAATTTGAAGGACTCAATGTCGTTGCCCTTCGTGAAATTTCGAAAGATGAAGAATTGACTCTGGATTATGCATTATTCATGCATCCGGATCTTGAACCTTTTGCTTGCCAATGTGGCCAACTCGGCTGTCGAAAATGGATTAGTTCTAAAAATGTTGAAATTGAAGATCTGAAGATAAGTCTTTGA
- a CDS encoding SIS domain-containing protein, whose amino-acid sequence MIHRIQEIIQASADVKTNMLKDETLLATLLQISNSMSQALERGHRIYFCGNGGSAADAQHIAAELTGRFYKERPAYSAEALHCNSSYLTAVANDYGYDRVYERYIAGIGKPGDILVGLSTSGQSNNVVLAMNAANSKGMICVGLTGKNGGLIKSASTYWIGVPSDSTPRIQESHILIGHILCELVEENLS is encoded by the coding sequence ATGATTCACAGGATTCAGGAAATCATACAAGCATCTGCTGATGTTAAAACCAATATGCTGAAAGATGAAACCCTGTTGGCAACTCTGTTACAGATCTCAAATTCAATGAGCCAGGCTCTGGAGCGAGGACACCGCATTTATTTTTGCGGGAACGGAGGAAGTGCAGCAGATGCACAACACATTGCAGCCGAACTTACCGGAAGATTCTATAAAGAGAGGCCGGCTTATTCAGCAGAAGCCTTGCATTGCAACAGTTCTTATCTAACTGCGGTTGCCAATGATTATGGATACGATCGGGTATACGAAAGATACATTGCAGGGATTGGAAAACCTGGAGACATTCTTGTTGGATTGAGTACTTCCGGCCAATCCAATAATGTAGTGCTTGCCATGAATGCTGCCAATTCCAAAGGGATGATCTGTGTAGGGCTTACCGGCAAAAATGGCGGACTTATAAAATCGGCTTCTACATATTGGATTGGAGTTCCATCTGATTCAACTCCAAGGATACAGGAATCTCATATATTGATTGGACATATACTCTGCGAACTCGTCGAAGAAAATCTTTCTTGA
- the queE gene encoding 7-carboxy-7-deazaguanine synthase: MYSVKEIFYTLQGEGKQSGRPSVFLRFSGCNLWNGKESDRLKAICNFCDTDFIGTDGILGGKYPTAEELASTVKKLWHSDSKDAIPYVVCTGGEPLLQLDKPLIDALHEQGFEIAIETNGTLPAPSGIDWICMSPKPNTNYVITQGHELKFIFPQSDLNPADFEHFEFRHFYLQPMDGPELNKNTLKAIEYCLLHPKWSLSIQMHKIIGIP; the protein is encoded by the coding sequence ATGTACTCAGTCAAAGAAATATTTTATACGCTTCAGGGAGAAGGAAAACAATCCGGAAGACCATCGGTGTTTCTGAGGTTTTCCGGTTGCAATCTGTGGAATGGAAAAGAATCCGACAGGTTGAAAGCCATTTGCAATTTTTGTGATACAGATTTTATCGGAACGGATGGCATTCTGGGTGGGAAATATCCAACAGCGGAAGAGCTCGCTTCCACTGTAAAAAAACTTTGGCATTCTGATTCAAAAGATGCCATCCCTTATGTAGTGTGTACGGGTGGTGAACCTTTACTCCAACTCGACAAGCCGCTCATCGATGCACTCCACGAGCAGGGATTTGAAATAGCTATTGAAACGAATGGTACTTTGCCAGCCCCATCCGGAATTGACTGGATCTGTATGAGTCCTAAACCCAATACAAACTACGTCATTACTCAAGGTCACGAACTCAAGTTCATTTTTCCACAATCCGACCTGAATCCTGCCGACTTTGAACATTTTGAATTCAGACACTTTTATCTTCAGCCCATGGATGGACCGGAACTAAATAAGAACACGCTCAAGGCTATAGAATACTGTCTGCTGCATCCAAAATGGTCTTTGAGTATCCAGATGCATAAGATCATTGGAATACCCTGA
- a CDS encoding glycosyltransferase, which translates to MPKIILIGPAHPLRGGLATFDERLAREFQSMGWSVEIYTFSLQYPDFLFPGKTQYANTAKPLDLKIHVVINSMNPLNWIRIGHRIKKENAEIVLTRYWIPFMAPCLGTILRIIRKNNLSKIICITDNIIPHEKRIGDRWLTQYFLKVSDWFICMSDTVDKELKSFKPRAKSVLIDHPLYDVFGPPVSKQIAREHLGIQKDEKVLLFFGFIRKYKGLDLLLESFAKHLKGLDNYSLVIAGEFYDARESYDEFINKYGMKEKVRIFSDFIPEDQVKYFFCACDLVVQPYRTASQSGVTPLAYYFEKPMIVTRVGALANLVPDGKAGFVCEPNPDSIAEAIQKFFSSDAGKFRDFLNKEKKKLSWANFAEEIVGLSKLSKQT; encoded by the coding sequence ATGCCAAAAATCATTTTGATTGGTCCGGCACACCCTCTTCGCGGAGGATTGGCGACTTTTGATGAACGCCTGGCCAGGGAATTTCAAAGCATGGGCTGGTCTGTTGAAATTTACACGTTTTCACTGCAGTATCCTGATTTTTTATTTCCAGGAAAAACCCAATACGCAAACACAGCCAAACCTTTAGATTTGAAAATTCATGTGGTAATAAACAGCATGAATCCCTTAAACTGGATCAGAATTGGCCATAGGATCAAAAAGGAAAATGCGGAAATTGTACTTACCCGATATTGGATTCCTTTTATGGCACCATGTCTTGGAACTATTCTGAGGATCATCAGGAAAAACAATCTTTCAAAAATAATCTGCATCACTGATAATATCATTCCACACGAAAAAAGAATTGGAGATCGTTGGCTCACTCAATATTTCTTAAAAGTTTCGGACTGGTTTATTTGCATGAGTGATACGGTCGATAAAGAGTTAAAATCCTTCAAACCTAGAGCTAAAAGTGTACTCATTGATCATCCTTTATATGATGTTTTTGGTCCTCCGGTTTCTAAGCAAATCGCGCGAGAACATCTGGGAATTCAAAAAGATGAAAAAGTATTGCTGTTTTTTGGATTCATCCGGAAGTATAAAGGACTGGATCTTTTATTAGAGTCCTTTGCCAAACACCTTAAGGGTTTAGATAATTACAGTTTGGTCATCGCCGGAGAATTCTACGATGCCAGAGAAAGTTATGATGAATTCATAAATAAATATGGGATGAAAGAAAAAGTCAGAATTTTCTCAGATTTCATTCCGGAAGATCAAGTCAAATATTTCTTTTGTGCATGTGACCTCGTCGTTCAGCCTTACCGGACCGCTTCTCAAAGCGGTGTGACCCCATTGGCCTATTATTTTGAAAAACCCATGATAGTAACCAGAGTAGGTGCATTGGCCAATTTGGTTCCGGATGGAAAGGCCGGCTTTGTTTGTGAACCCAACCCCGATTCAATTGCAGAAGCGATACAAAAATTCTTTTCATCTGATGCCGGGAAATTTAGAGACTTTCTAAATAAAGAAAAAAAGAAGTTAAGCTGGGCTAATTTTGCAGAGGAAATAGTTGGTTTATCAAAATTGTCAAAGCAAACATGA
- a CDS encoding DUF4199 domain-containing protein, whose protein sequence is MFNYENHKTPIKNGLIWGAISIATILVLYLVGMLENVAGNILLFLFGLYMMYQSGVSKRNDLGGFISWKQSLTPIWLTSIVSSLLSIPFTWIMYKFIDPGLQEKQKEEAVKMIERMRGWIGDAAAEAELEKLETQDFASPGQYLLVFFGAIVFYFFISCLIALIVKRKDPSTIFTKY, encoded by the coding sequence ATGTTCAATTACGAAAATCATAAAACACCCATAAAAAATGGATTGATATGGGGGGCAATCAGTATTGCAACTATTTTGGTTTTGTATCTGGTTGGTATGCTCGAAAATGTAGCCGGCAATATTTTACTTTTTCTTTTCGGGCTTTACATGATGTATCAGTCTGGCGTTTCAAAACGAAATGATCTTGGAGGATTCATCAGCTGGAAACAATCGCTTACTCCGATTTGGTTGACTTCAATTGTATCCAGTTTGCTAAGCATACCATTTACCTGGATCATGTATAAATTTATTGATCCCGGACTCCAGGAAAAGCAAAAAGAAGAGGCCGTAAAAATGATTGAAAGAATGAGAGGTTGGATTGGCGATGCAGCTGCAGAAGCGGAACTTGAAAAATTAGAGACCCAGGATTTCGCCAGTCCGGGGCAATATTTGTTGGTGTTTTTTGGGGCCATCGTTTTCTATTTTTTCATCTCCTGCCTCATAGCATTGATCGTAAAGAGGAAAGATCCCTCCACAATATTTACAAAATACTGA
- a CDS encoding SET domain-containing protein codes for MTSNNNQYLNSQFAKIKFDGTHQQNGLIALKNFKKDSIICHFSAAEVLPYPSRYTVQVGDEKHIILAPLFLEYINHSCDPNCFFDTKEFVLKAVKNIQSGEEFSFFYPSTEWDMDEPFDCHCGSDICLGQIQGAKYLSDNDFAQYRFTDFITQKLQKTRIHVFQD; via the coding sequence ATGACTTCTAACAATAACCAATATCTAAACTCCCAATTCGCGAAAATAAAATTTGACGGCACTCATCAACAAAATGGATTGATTGCGTTGAAGAATTTCAAAAAGGACAGCATCATTTGCCACTTTTCCGCTGCAGAAGTGCTGCCCTACCCTTCCAGATATACGGTGCAGGTTGGGGATGAAAAGCATATCATTCTGGCACCTTTGTTTTTGGAGTATATCAATCACAGCTGCGATCCCAATTGTTTTTTTGATACGAAAGAATTCGTTTTAAAAGCAGTCAAGAATATTCAAAGTGGTGAAGAATTTTCATTTTTCTATCCCTCTACCGAATGGGATATGGACGAACCCTTTGATTGTCATTGCGGTTCAGACATTTGCCTTGGCCAAATCCAGGGTGCGAAATATCTGAGCGATAATGATTTCGCTCAATACCGCTTTACAGACTTTATAACTCAAAAATTGCAGAAGACACGCATTCATGTCTTCCAGGATTGA
- a CDS encoding HAD-IIIA family hydrolase, whose product MIKTEQLPICIFLDRDGVLNELKPGAYIQSTNEFIFRDGVLEGLRKLSECCKYLFVVTNQQGIGKKIMTEHQLFEVHQYMLNEIERHGGRLNGIYHCPHLASELCDCRKPGTGMIDNIHKDFPDTTPSVQFLLGDSISDLELGNKIQAKTFGMRHGYNTYDDWSAYEVEEVNNFDAFTKRIISMASY is encoded by the coding sequence ATGATTAAAACAGAACAATTACCTATCTGTATATTTTTGGATCGCGATGGCGTCCTTAATGAATTAAAGCCGGGCGCTTACATTCAATCCACTAATGAATTTATTTTCCGGGATGGTGTATTGGAGGGTCTGAGGAAATTATCTGAATGTTGTAAATATCTATTTGTGGTTACCAATCAGCAAGGAATTGGAAAAAAAATAATGACCGAACATCAATTGTTCGAAGTCCACCAATACATGTTGAATGAAATAGAGCGTCATGGCGGACGCCTCAACGGCATATATCATTGTCCTCACCTGGCCAGTGAGCTATGTGATTGTCGTAAACCCGGAACAGGAATGATCGATAACATTCATAAAGATTTTCCGGACACCACCCCATCTGTTCAATTCCTTCTGGGCGATAGTATTTCTGATCTCGAACTTGGAAATAAAATACAAGCAAAAACATTTGGCATGCGCCATGGGTATAATACATATGATGATTGGTCGGCATATGAAGTCGAGGAGGTCAATAACTTCGATGCTTTTACTAAGCGCATAATAAGTATGGCTTCATATTAA
- a CDS encoding aminotransferase class V-fold PLP-dependent enzyme: MKRRSILKGVSALAPVAFWQPSALIGQMETSYRASLDHFDKLDAASMNEEDFWSLIREAYSCSPSIINFNNGGVSPQPRVVQEAVEFYNRLANEAPSYYMWRVIDQGREPLREKLARISGCSAEEIAINRNSSEALETIIFGLRLKAGDEVVLSKQDYPNMINAWKQRAHRDGIVLKWVNLELPSEDDGYLTESYMKQFTNKTRVVHLTHIINWNGQALPVAKIASEAKKRGYEVLVDAAHSFAHLPFRFDELGVDYLGTSLHKWLSAPFGSGLLYVRKEKINNLYPLLAAADPDSADIRKFENLGTRSFAIEQAISNAVDFYERIGAQRKYERLYSMQKYWSDKVKDHPKIKINHPLNKSHSGAIGNFLIEGKTAEEISIKLFDQYKIHTVAIHWENIHGVRVTPNVYSTHAELDKFINAVIKIAES, encoded by the coding sequence ATGAAAAGAAGATCCATTCTCAAAGGAGTGAGTGCACTGGCACCTGTTGCATTTTGGCAGCCTTCTGCATTAATTGGTCAAATGGAAACATCTTACCGTGCTTCCCTGGATCATTTTGACAAGCTCGATGCAGCATCCATGAATGAAGAAGATTTCTGGAGCCTCATCCGCGAAGCTTATAGTTGTTCGCCAAGTATCATCAATTTCAACAACGGAGGGGTTTCTCCACAACCCAGAGTAGTTCAGGAAGCCGTTGAGTTTTACAATCGCCTGGCGAATGAAGCCCCTTCTTATTATATGTGGAGGGTCATAGATCAGGGCAGGGAACCCCTTAGGGAAAAACTTGCAAGAATATCAGGATGTTCTGCTGAGGAAATTGCCATCAACAGAAACAGCTCTGAAGCCCTTGAAACCATCATATTTGGATTGCGCTTGAAGGCCGGTGATGAGGTTGTCCTTTCCAAGCAGGATTACCCGAACATGATTAATGCCTGGAAGCAAAGAGCACACAGGGATGGAATCGTTCTCAAATGGGTGAACCTGGAATTGCCCAGCGAAGACGATGGCTACCTCACAGAATCCTATATGAAACAATTTACCAACAAAACCAGGGTGGTCCATCTCACGCACATCATCAATTGGAATGGGCAGGCCTTACCAGTAGCTAAAATTGCTTCAGAAGCAAAGAAACGTGGTTACGAAGTCCTTGTTGATGCTGCTCACAGTTTTGCCCACTTGCCATTTAGATTTGACGAGCTTGGGGTAGATTATCTGGGGACTTCTCTTCATAAATGGTTGAGCGCACCATTTGGGTCGGGATTGTTGTACGTGAGGAAGGAAAAAATCAATAACCTTTATCCTTTATTGGCTGCGGCCGATCCCGATTCTGCCGATATCCGGAAATTCGAAAATCTGGGAACGCGTTCATTTGCAATTGAACAGGCAATTTCGAATGCCGTTGATTTTTACGAGCGCATCGGTGCTCAAAGAAAATATGAAAGACTTTATAGTATGCAAAAGTATTGGTCAGACAAAGTAAAGGATCATCCAAAAATTAAAATAAACCACCCTTTGAACAAGTCACATTCCGGAGCAATTGGCAATTTTTTAATTGAAGGTAAAACTGCCGAAGAAATTTCCATTAAGCTGTTCGACCAATATAAAATTCACACTGTGGCAATTCACTGGGAAAACATACATGGAGTGCGGGTGACGCCCAATGTATACAGTACCCATGCAGAATTGGATAAATTCATCAATGCAGTCATTAAGATTGCAGAATCTTAA